A single window of Streptomyces aquilus DNA harbors:
- a CDS encoding carboxymuconolactone decarboxylase family protein yields the protein MDARINYFGNALAGKVMKHLNSAGAAVHSALPVATQELVKIRASQINGCGFCTDMHTKDAVAAGEDQQRLHLVAAWREATVFTDAERAALEITERGTRIADAAGGVSDEAWANAAKHYDEDQLAALISLIAIINAYNRINVINQQPAGGYKPGMFG from the coding sequence ATGGACGCGCGCATCAACTACTTCGGCAACGCTCTCGCGGGCAAGGTCATGAAGCACCTCAACTCGGCCGGGGCCGCTGTGCACTCGGCGCTGCCCGTCGCCACCCAGGAACTGGTGAAGATCCGGGCCAGCCAGATCAACGGCTGCGGGTTCTGCACCGACATGCACACCAAGGACGCCGTCGCCGCGGGTGAGGACCAGCAGCGGCTGCACCTGGTCGCCGCCTGGCGCGAGGCCACCGTCTTCACCGACGCCGAGCGCGCGGCCCTGGAGATCACCGAGCGGGGCACCCGCATCGCCGACGCGGCGGGCGGGGTGTCGGACGAGGCCTGGGCCAACGCCGCCAAGCACTACGACGAGGACCAGCTCGCCGCGCTGATCTCGCTGATCGCGATCATCAACGCCTACAACCGCATCAACGTCATCAACCAGCAGCCCGCCGGCGGCTACAAGCCGGGCATGTTCGGCTGA
- a CDS encoding MFS transporter has protein sequence MHPSPAPGAPAFLRIASARGRWTLLATVLGSSVVLLGSTVTNVALPHIGDDFDADLAALQWTVNAYMLTLAGLILLGGSLGDRFGRRRIFVLGIIWFAAASLLCGLAPNTTTLIAARALQGVGGALLTPGSLAIIEASFHPDDRPRAIGLWSGFGGIGAALGPFLGGWLVDGPGWRWTFLLTIPPALLCVPLALRHVPESVGRPQQPTVASGAHTPSRRGFDLAGAALGALTLALATYALTEARSGGPIALAAAVGSMAAGAAFVLVERRSSDPMMPLSIFSSRPFTAINLITLCVYAGLGGFFFLTALQLQIVAGYSALAAGAAMLPSTVLMLLFSARSGTLAQRLGPRIPLTVGPVVCGAGMLMTARVGTHASYFADVLPALLVMGTGMVIMVAPLSVTLLASVEAADAGLASGINNAAARAAGLVAVAALPLLVGMSPDAYRSPGSFDTAFNRAMPLCAGLLAIGAAMAFALLRDTADPSGTRHGRAHGWLMEPPLVSRFAHHRALD, from the coding sequence ATGCACCCCTCCCCCGCCCCGGGCGCCCCGGCCTTCCTGCGCATCGCCAGCGCCCGTGGTCGATGGACCCTTCTGGCCACCGTGCTCGGCTCCAGCGTGGTGCTGCTCGGCTCGACCGTCACCAACGTCGCGCTGCCGCACATCGGCGACGACTTCGACGCCGACCTCGCCGCACTCCAGTGGACCGTGAACGCCTACATGCTGACCCTGGCGGGACTCATCCTGCTGGGCGGCTCCCTGGGCGACCGCTTCGGCCGACGCCGGATCTTCGTCCTGGGCATCATCTGGTTCGCCGCGGCGTCCCTGCTGTGCGGGCTGGCTCCCAACACGACCACGCTGATAGCCGCCCGCGCTCTCCAGGGCGTCGGCGGAGCGCTGCTCACCCCCGGATCCCTGGCGATCATCGAAGCCTCCTTCCACCCGGACGATCGGCCGCGCGCCATCGGCCTGTGGTCCGGTTTCGGCGGCATCGGGGCGGCACTCGGGCCGTTTCTCGGCGGATGGCTCGTCGACGGCCCCGGCTGGCGCTGGACCTTCCTGCTGACGATCCCCCCAGCGCTGCTCTGCGTGCCCCTGGCACTGCGCCACGTCCCGGAATCCGTCGGCAGGCCTCAGCAGCCCACCGTCGCCTCCGGTGCCCACACACCGTCCCGGCGGGGCTTCGACCTCGCCGGTGCGGCGCTGGGCGCGCTGACACTCGCTCTGGCGACCTACGCGCTGACCGAAGCCCGTTCGGGCGGGCCCATCGCCCTCGCCGCGGCCGTCGGCAGCATGGCGGCCGGGGCCGCGTTCGTGCTGGTCGAGCGGCGCAGCAGCGACCCGATGATGCCCCTGTCGATCTTCTCGTCGCGACCCTTCACGGCCATCAACCTGATCACCCTGTGCGTTTACGCCGGGCTGGGCGGGTTCTTCTTCCTGACCGCCCTGCAACTGCAGATCGTCGCCGGCTACTCGGCGCTGGCGGCGGGTGCCGCCATGTTGCCGAGCACGGTGCTGATGCTGCTGTTCTCCGCCCGCTCCGGGACGCTCGCCCAGCGCCTGGGACCGCGCATCCCGCTCACGGTCGGCCCCGTGGTGTGCGGGGCGGGCATGCTGATGACGGCGCGGGTGGGTACGCACGCCTCCTATTTCGCCGACGTTCTGCCCGCCCTGCTGGTGATGGGCACGGGCATGGTCATCATGGTCGCTCCGCTGAGCGTGACGCTGCTGGCCTCGGTCGAGGCCGCCGACGCGGGCCTGGCCAGCGGGATCAACAACGCGGCCGCACGCGCGGCCGGGCTGGTCGCCGTGGCCGCGCTGCCGCTGTTGGTCGGCATGAGCCCGGACGCCTACCGCTCCCCCGGCTCCTTCGACACGGCGTTCAACCGGGCCATGCCCCTGTGCGCGGGCCTGCTGGCCATCGGCGCGGCGATGGCCTTCGCTCTGCTGCGCGACACCGCCGACCCCTCGGGCACACGGCACGGCCGGGCGCACGGCTGGCTGATGGAGCCGCCGCTGGTGTCGCGCTTCGCCCATCACCGGGCTCTCGACTAG
- a CDS encoding PP2C family protein-serine/threonine phosphatase produces the protein MGSTPAGQSLADVVTRVRRHAPDAAVLVLEGTHASHVVRAVAGSVQGRADHRRSAPDEFCRKIWVALQRAVAGRTVAGEEIARDKAVLERGLLPDLTLRADGFTTAFHYAPGRAHTLLGGDFCDVVRGDDGSAHVVMGDVSGHGAAAAALGVHLRLAWRTAVLCGQSQLEQLRLLERILTEERAQEETYATVVSLVLSPHRRTLRTVTAGHPGFLHRHRGEVRWVEPPPGLPLGLFPGQGDWCESEMAMPDGDGVVLFTDGLYEGRTAGGRLGEDGLLRLAGRLAHLEAQTFVDALVRGVSLLAAPFGGLRDDVAVLHLSCDDGGGA, from the coding sequence TTGGGCAGCACACCGGCCGGCCAGAGCTTGGCCGACGTCGTCACCCGGGTACGCCGCCACGCCCCCGACGCGGCCGTGCTCGTTCTCGAGGGCACGCATGCGTCCCACGTCGTTCGCGCCGTCGCCGGCTCGGTGCAGGGCCGGGCCGATCACCGCCGCAGCGCTCCCGACGAGTTCTGCCGGAAGATCTGGGTCGCCCTGCAACGTGCCGTCGCGGGGCGCACCGTGGCCGGCGAGGAGATCGCCCGGGACAAGGCCGTGCTGGAACGGGGTCTGTTGCCCGACCTGACGCTGCGGGCAGACGGCTTCACGACCGCCTTCCACTATGCGCCGGGCCGTGCGCACACGTTGCTGGGCGGTGACTTCTGCGATGTGGTGCGCGGCGACGACGGCAGCGCACACGTGGTCATGGGCGATGTGTCCGGACACGGCGCCGCCGCGGCCGCCCTCGGTGTCCACCTGCGCCTGGCATGGCGCACGGCCGTGCTGTGCGGGCAGAGCCAGCTGGAACAACTCCGTCTGCTCGAACGCATCCTGACCGAGGAGCGAGCGCAGGAGGAGACCTACGCGACCGTGGTGTCCCTGGTCCTGTCGCCCCACCGCCGCACCCTGCGGACGGTCACCGCCGGCCACCCGGGGTTTTTGCACCGGCATCGGGGAGAGGTCCGATGGGTGGAGCCGCCGCCGGGTCTCCCGCTGGGACTCTTTCCCGGGCAAGGCGACTGGTGTGAGAGCGAGATGGCGATGCCGGACGGGGACGGCGTCGTGCTCTTCACCGACGGCCTCTACGAAGGCCGTACGGCCGGCGGACGGCTCGGGGAGGACGGCCTGCTGAGGCTGGCCGGTCGGCTCGCGCATCTGGAGGCGCAGACGTTCGTCGACGCCCTGGTACGCGGCGTGTCGCTGCTGGCCGCCCCGTTCGGGGGGCTGCGGGACGACGTGGCGGTACTTCATCTGTCCTGCGACGACGGGGGAGGGGCTTGA
- a CDS encoding VOC family protein: MQLKLAVLVLPVSDVDRAKSFYEAVGFRLDADHAIDVSYRVVHMTPPGSACSILFGTGVTTAAPGSVRGLHLVVSDIERACRELAARGVVTGGIFHDTSGVFHRSTDEKRVEGPDPQRRDYHSYAEFSDPDGNEWVLQEVPARG; the protein is encoded by the coding sequence ATGCAGCTCAAGCTGGCCGTCCTGGTGCTGCCCGTCTCGGACGTCGACCGGGCGAAGTCGTTCTACGAGGCCGTCGGGTTCCGACTGGATGCCGACCATGCCATCGACGTCTCCTATCGCGTGGTGCACATGACGCCTCCAGGATCGGCGTGTTCGATCCTGTTCGGGACCGGAGTCACCACGGCCGCCCCGGGTTCGGTGCGGGGCCTGCACCTCGTCGTCTCGGACATCGAGCGGGCCTGCCGGGAACTTGCGGCGAGGGGCGTGGTGACCGGCGGAATCTTCCATGACACGAGTGGTGTGTTCCACCGCAGCACCGATGAGAAGCGGGTCGAGGGACCCGACCCGCAGCGTCGTGACTATCACTCCTACGCCGAGTTCAGCGACCCGGACGGCAACGAATGGGTGCTTCAGGAGGTACCGGCGCGGGGCTGA
- the ilvC gene encoding ketol-acid reductoisomerase, with amino-acid sequence MAELFYDADADLSIIQGRKVAVIGYGSQGHAHALSLRDSGVDVRVGLHEGSKSKAKAEEQGLRVVTPSEAAAEADVIMILVPDPLQGEVYEQHIAPNLKDGDALFFGHGFNIRFGFVKPPANVDVCMVAPKGPGHLVRRQYEEGRGVPCLVAVEQDATGSAFPLALSYAKGIGGTRAGVIRTTFTEETETDLFGEQAVLAGGVSALVKAGFETLTEAGYQPEIAYFECLHELKLIVDLMYEGGLEKMRWSISETAEWGDYVTGPRIITDATRAEMKQVLAEIQDGTFAREWMAEYHGGLKRYQEYRKQDSELLLETTGKELRKLMSWVNDEDLS; translated from the coding sequence ATGGCCGAGCTGTTCTATGACGCCGACGCCGACCTGTCCATCATCCAGGGCCGCAAGGTCGCGGTCATCGGTTACGGCAGCCAGGGCCACGCCCACGCGCTGTCGCTGCGTGACTCGGGTGTCGACGTCCGCGTGGGTCTGCACGAGGGCTCCAAGTCCAAGGCCAAGGCCGAGGAGCAGGGCCTGCGCGTGGTGACCCCGTCGGAGGCCGCCGCCGAGGCCGACGTGATCATGATCCTTGTTCCGGACCCGCTCCAGGGCGAGGTCTACGAGCAGCACATCGCCCCGAACCTGAAGGACGGTGACGCGCTGTTCTTCGGGCACGGGTTCAACATCCGCTTCGGCTTCGTCAAGCCGCCGGCGAACGTGGACGTGTGCATGGTCGCCCCCAAGGGCCCGGGTCACCTCGTGCGTCGCCAGTACGAAGAGGGTCGCGGCGTTCCGTGTCTGGTGGCGGTGGAGCAGGACGCCACAGGAAGCGCCTTCCCGCTGGCGCTGTCGTACGCCAAGGGCATCGGTGGCACCCGCGCGGGCGTCATCAGGACGACCTTCACCGAGGAGACCGAGACCGACCTGTTCGGTGAGCAGGCCGTGCTCGCCGGTGGTGTGTCGGCGCTGGTCAAGGCAGGCTTCGAGACGCTGACCGAGGCGGGCTACCAGCCGGAGATCGCCTACTTCGAGTGCCTGCACGAGCTGAAGCTGATCGTGGACCTCATGTACGAGGGCGGGCTGGAGAAGATGCGCTGGTCGATCTCGGAGACCGCCGAGTGGGGCGACTACGTCACCGGCCCACGCATCATCACCGACGCCACCAGGGCCGAGATGAAGCAGGTCCTCGCCGAGATCCAGGACGGCACCTTCGCGCGTGAGTGGATGGCCGAGTACCACGGCGGTCTGAAGAGGTATCAGGAGTACCGGAAGCAGGACTCCGAACTGCTGCTGGAGACCACCGGCAAGGAGCTGCGCAAGCTCATGAGCTGGGTCAACGACGAGGACCTCTCGTGA
- a CDS encoding GNAT family N-acetyltransferase, whose amino-acid sequence MRQGLRIVRVDQDDEPRVAALHRRCSAAARWHRYHRAMGDPDTYLGPLLSRPQSVHLAVQDPRERLVAIGHLLPDEGDAEAALLVEDTWQNRGLGTRLLKELGRFAVVLGVREVYGVIHPDDARTAAVLHHSGVPLRTVPDTGSATTVRARTQDIGLALASSPTRRAWWQRGAGRHRVSGSSVHSWASEAEVQRVLRHSFEDASPTC is encoded by the coding sequence ATGCGACAGGGACTGCGGATCGTGCGCGTCGACCAGGACGACGAGCCCCGTGTGGCCGCTCTGCACCGCCGGTGCTCCGCCGCCGCCCGGTGGCACCGCTATCACCGGGCCATGGGCGACCCCGACACCTACCTGGGGCCGCTGCTGTCCCGACCCCAGTCGGTGCACCTGGCGGTGCAGGACCCGCGAGAGCGGCTCGTGGCGATAGGGCATCTGCTGCCGGACGAGGGTGACGCCGAGGCCGCGCTCCTGGTGGAGGACACCTGGCAGAACAGGGGGCTGGGCACCCGGCTCTTGAAGGAACTCGGCCGGTTCGCCGTCGTGTTGGGCGTACGTGAGGTCTACGGTGTCATCCACCCCGACGACGCCCGGACGGCTGCGGTGCTGCACCACTCCGGCGTTCCGCTGCGCACGGTCCCGGATACGGGCAGTGCGACGACGGTCCGGGCCCGGACGCAGGACATCGGCCTCGCCCTCGCCAGCTCGCCGACGCGGCGTGCGTGGTGGCAACGCGGTGCAGGAAGACACCGTGTGTCGGGTTCTTCGGTACACTCCTGGGCTTCTGAAGCTGAAGTTCAGCGGGTTCTCCGACATTCCTTCGAGGACGCGTCGCCTACTTGCTGA
- a CDS encoding AMP-binding protein: MPIGSLTVLDAGPFDGVDPDEHVRAAMQWHFTPETGSRYWLERVDRLGFDPCRDVKGVADLALFPDLTDELRDVRVTDLVPRGYGSQARPLHVFESGGTTGAPKRVVQMDDWARHGSEQVARRLRDHGLPVGALWLTVAPTGPHLVGEVLQRAAASLGSPGLGVDMDPRWVKKLVAAGRRDEVDAYTDHLVDQCRRILLGQDIGVIAATTPMLERFARDSDLVEVINGSAQAIIWGGTHMDPDTRDLLQTEVFPDVPVIGMYGNTMMLTALLERVGLAASEPCVFDPVSPYVFLSVVDPDTGQPVAEGERGQVVVSHVSKSMLIPNNRERDTALRVRPAEGHAGDAVADVAPVPAVAGETVIEGVY, encoded by the coding sequence ATGCCGATCGGCTCATTGACCGTTCTGGATGCCGGCCCCTTCGACGGGGTGGACCCCGACGAGCACGTCAGGGCGGCCATGCAGTGGCACTTCACTCCCGAGACGGGGTCCCGGTACTGGCTGGAACGGGTCGACCGGCTCGGTTTCGACCCCTGCCGCGACGTCAAGGGCGTGGCCGACCTGGCGCTCTTTCCCGATCTGACGGACGAGCTGCGCGATGTGCGGGTGACCGATCTCGTCCCCCGCGGTTACGGTTCGCAGGCCCGGCCGCTGCACGTGTTCGAGAGCGGCGGCACGACCGGGGCGCCGAAGCGGGTCGTGCAGATGGACGACTGGGCGCGGCACGGCAGCGAACAGGTGGCCCGCCGGCTCCGGGACCACGGACTGCCCGTCGGCGCACTGTGGCTGACCGTGGCGCCGACCGGCCCGCACCTCGTGGGTGAAGTGCTGCAACGGGCCGCGGCAAGTCTCGGCAGCCCCGGGCTGGGAGTCGACATGGACCCCCGCTGGGTCAAGAAGCTGGTCGCCGCGGGCCGTCGCGACGAGGTCGACGCCTACACCGACCATCTCGTGGACCAGTGCCGGCGCATCCTGCTCGGCCAGGACATCGGTGTCATAGCCGCCACCACCCCGATGCTGGAGCGCTTCGCCCGGGACAGCGACCTCGTGGAGGTCATCAACGGCAGCGCCCAGGCGATCATCTGGGGCGGCACCCACATGGATCCCGACACCCGGGACCTGTTGCAGACCGAGGTGTTTCCCGACGTGCCGGTGATCGGCATGTACGGCAACACCATGATGCTCACCGCGCTTCTGGAGCGGGTCGGTCTCGCGGCGTCGGAGCCGTGTGTGTTCGACCCGGTCTCGCCGTACGTCTTCCTGAGCGTCGTGGATCCCGACACCGGACAACCGGTAGCGGAGGGCGAGCGGGGCCAGGTGGTGGTGAGCCACGTCAGCAAGTCCATGCTGATCCCCAACAACAGGGAGCGGGACACCGCGTTGCGGGTCCGCCCGGCCGAGGGCCACGCCGGGGACGCCGTCGCCGACGTCGCGCCGGTTCCCGCGGTCGCGGGTGAGACCGTCATCGAGGGTGTCTACTGA
- a CDS encoding aldehyde dehydrogenase family protein: MAPVSTTEPLHLDALGPRGAYRTRVPSTVTDVSGAPIARLSLVPPLYVARAIGALRQAPPIAAADLDTVFATAGEAFAAGTVGGLSVREYERLVSRTSGTPLAVVRAATRGTARFVRHAASSADRGRPRGAASDLSDPVLHETHTVWARQGDVFAVNASGNHPGVHRGWLEALALGYRVAVRPSRREPFTAHRLVAALRQAGIRDDQLMLLPTDHAAAGTLVHGADRAVVYGGDDVVTKYAHDTKVLPQGPGRSKILITADTDWRDHLDALVASVADEGGTACVNATAILVEGDPAPLAEALAARLTVLPSLPPQDERARLPVCPQQRARALSAYLKTVAAGTRAWLGGDGIADDLGDGSAVLRPAVHQTASARAPQLRTELPFPCVWIAPWTRADGMAPLRDTLVLSALTRDRGLWESLIAEPSIANVYFGDQPTHWMAPGVPHDSYLSDFLMRSKAVYEGPS, encoded by the coding sequence ATGGCCCCCGTCTCGACCACCGAGCCGTTGCATCTCGACGCCCTGGGCCCGCGGGGCGCCTACCGCACACGTGTGCCGAGCACGGTGACCGATGTGTCCGGTGCCCCGATCGCACGGCTGAGTCTGGTGCCCCCGCTGTACGTGGCTCGCGCGATCGGTGCCCTGCGCCAGGCGCCGCCGATCGCCGCGGCCGACCTGGACACCGTGTTCGCCACCGCCGGAGAGGCCTTCGCCGCGGGCACCGTGGGCGGCCTGAGCGTCCGGGAGTACGAACGTCTCGTCAGCCGGACCTCGGGCACGCCGCTCGCCGTGGTGCGCGCCGCGACCCGGGGCACGGCGCGCTTCGTACGGCACGCCGCCTCGTCCGCCGACCGTGGCAGGCCGCGCGGCGCCGCCAGCGACCTCAGCGACCCCGTCCTGCACGAGACGCACACGGTGTGGGCGCGTCAGGGCGACGTGTTCGCCGTCAACGCCTCCGGCAACCACCCCGGCGTACACCGCGGATGGCTGGAGGCGCTGGCGCTGGGTTACCGCGTCGCCGTGCGCCCGTCCCGGCGCGAGCCCTTCACTGCCCACCGGCTGGTCGCGGCACTGCGTCAGGCGGGAATCCGGGACGACCAGCTCATGCTGCTGCCCACCGACCACGCGGCTGCCGGCACGCTCGTCCACGGCGCGGACCGGGCCGTCGTCTACGGCGGCGACGACGTGGTGACCAAGTACGCGCACGACACGAAGGTCCTGCCGCAGGGGCCGGGACGGTCGAAGATACTCATCACCGCGGACACCGACTGGCGTGACCATCTGGACGCCCTCGTCGCGTCCGTCGCCGACGAGGGCGGCACCGCGTGCGTCAACGCCACCGCCATCCTCGTCGAGGGCGACCCCGCCCCGCTCGCCGAAGCCCTCGCGGCCCGTCTGACCGTCCTGCCCAGCCTTCCCCCGCAGGACGAAAGGGCCCGTCTGCCGGTGTGCCCGCAGCAACGAGCCCGAGCCCTCAGCGCGTATCTGAAAACCGTCGCGGCCGGGACGCGCGCCTGGCTCGGCGGCGACGGGATCGCCGACGACCTCGGAGACGGCAGCGCCGTACTGCGCCCCGCCGTGCACCAGACCGCGAGTGCCCGAGCCCCTCAACTGCGCACCGAACTGCCCTTCCCCTGCGTGTGGATCGCTCCCTGGACCCGGGCGGACGGCATGGCGCCGCTGCGCGACACGCTCGTGCTGTCGGCGCTGACCAGGGACCGCGGCCTGTGGGAGTCGCTGATCGCGGAACCCAGCATCGCCAACGTGTACTTCGGCGATCAACCGACCCACTGGATGGCGCCGGGTGTCCCCCACGACAGCTATCTCTCCGACTTCCTGATGCGGAGCAAGGCGGTGTACGAGGGACCGTCCTGA
- a CDS encoding DUF5134 domain-containing protein → MGTPVVLVHCLLTLLFVAVLLHGLARGVGSPRTGFGVRVDRLLAAAMAVSMAAMPWTDVRAGPAAVAGGVFTAGAVWFVLPVGRRREAEGTAAMTHRLPHAAAMAAMAWMLRVPHTGTGPAHAHRGSAAHCALGAGVPLAGSAITLSLASCLLAYALWSLTRPMPSLRSAVSAARRAAAAAPSRHVSEGAMALGTAVMLVLPH, encoded by the coding sequence ATGGGCACCCCCGTCGTCCTGGTGCACTGCCTGCTGACGCTGCTGTTCGTGGCGGTGCTCCTGCACGGGTTGGCACGGGGCGTCGGGTCACCCAGGACCGGGTTCGGTGTCCGGGTGGACCGGCTGCTGGCCGCCGCCATGGCCGTGTCCATGGCGGCGATGCCCTGGACCGACGTCCGCGCGGGGCCCGCTGCCGTCGCCGGCGGTGTCTTCACCGCCGGCGCGGTGTGGTTCGTCCTGCCAGTCGGACGCCGCCGGGAGGCCGAGGGGACGGCGGCGATGACCCACCGGTTACCGCACGCGGCCGCTATGGCCGCGATGGCCTGGATGCTGCGCGTGCCGCACACCGGGACCGGACCGGCGCACGCACACCGCGGGTCGGCTGCGCACTGCGCTCTGGGAGCCGGTGTCCCTCTCGCCGGCTCCGCGATCACGCTGTCGCTGGCGTCCTGTCTGCTGGCGTACGCGCTGTGGTCGCTGACCCGCCCCATGCCCTCGCTGCGCTCGGCCGTGAGCGCGGCGCGCCGTGCCGCGGCGGCGGCGCCGTCACGGCATGTGAGCGAAGGGGCGATGGCGCTCGGGACGGCCGTGATGCTGGTCCTGCCCCACTGA
- a CDS encoding cupin domain-containing protein gives MTAATVLQDAAPFTVPEGASAMTILVEWEPGDPGTPPHRHSGPAFGYVVEGAVRFELEGEPERVVEAGGTFWEPGGDAIHYQDGNALSDARTRFVVTMMCAPGKPMLELVDEKELAERAHLRAPRPTA, from the coding sequence ATGACGGCGGCGACGGTGCTCCAGGACGCCGCACCGTTCACTGTCCCGGAGGGGGCGTCGGCGATGACCATTCTCGTTGAGTGGGAGCCGGGCGACCCGGGCACGCCCCCGCACCGGCACTCCGGCCCCGCTTTCGGCTACGTCGTCGAGGGCGCGGTCCGTTTCGAGCTCGAGGGCGAGCCCGAGCGCGTGGTGGAGGCGGGTGGCACGTTCTGGGAGCCCGGCGGCGACGCCATCCACTACCAGGACGGCAACGCGCTCTCCGACGCGCGGACCCGGTTCGTGGTGACCATGATGTGTGCTCCGGGCAAGCCCATGCTGGAACTGGTCGACGAGAAGGAACTGGCGGAGCGCGCCCACCTGCGGGCACCGCGCCCCACTGCCTGA
- a CDS encoding RNA polymerase sigma-70 factor: protein MRAGAHPDTFDRGLDDFLSARPRLFGIAYRILGSAAEAEDIVQDAWLRWQNSDRAQIHEPAAFLTTVTTRLAINLAQSARVRRESYVGPWLPEPVDTTQDPHLGAEHAEAVEMAVLLLMEKLNPIERAAYVLREAFDYPYQRVADILETSDANARQLVSRARKHLGAERKERVSPAAHRRLLEGFLSAARTGDLATLEDLLTSDVVSYSDGGGIRGASRIPVIGRDHVSRYLAAFAPRFWPNAETRFVEANGRPAVLVARDNAPVALLCVDASDAGIERIMWVMNPVKLNPYALSLGA from the coding sequence ATGCGCGCCGGCGCTCACCCCGACACTTTCGACCGCGGTCTCGATGACTTCCTCTCGGCCAGACCCCGGTTGTTCGGCATCGCGTACCGCATCCTCGGCAGTGCCGCCGAAGCCGAGGACATCGTCCAGGACGCCTGGCTGCGATGGCAGAACTCCGATCGCGCGCAGATCCATGAACCGGCCGCCTTCCTGACCACGGTCACCACCCGGCTCGCGATCAACCTGGCCCAGTCCGCGCGGGTACGCCGGGAGTCCTACGTCGGGCCCTGGCTCCCCGAGCCGGTCGACACCACCCAAGACCCCCACCTGGGGGCCGAACACGCCGAGGCCGTCGAGATGGCGGTGCTGCTGCTGATGGAGAAGCTCAACCCGATCGAACGCGCCGCCTACGTGTTGCGGGAGGCGTTCGACTACCCCTACCAGCGGGTCGCCGACATCCTGGAGACCAGCGACGCGAACGCCCGGCAGCTGGTCAGCCGGGCGCGCAAGCACCTGGGCGCCGAGCGCAAGGAGCGCGTCAGCCCCGCGGCCCACCGGCGTCTGCTCGAAGGCTTCCTCTCCGCCGCGCGCACGGGTGATCTCGCCACCCTGGAGGACCTGCTGACCTCGGACGTCGTCAGCTACTCGGACGGTGGCGGCATCCGCGGCGCGTCCAGGATCCCCGTCATCGGCCGCGATCACGTCTCCCGCTACCTGGCCGCCTTCGCCCCGCGGTTCTGGCCGAATGCCGAGACCCGGTTCGTCGAGGCCAACGGCCGCCCCGCCGTCCTCGTCGCACGGGACAACGCCCCGGTGGCCCTGTTGTGCGTGGACGCGTCCGACGCCGGCATCGAACGCATCATGTGGGTGATGAACCCGGTCAAGCTCAACCCCTACGCGCTGTCCCTGGGGGCCTGA